Proteins encoded within one genomic window of Desulfonatronospira thiodismutans ASO3-1:
- the tnpC gene encoding IS66 family transposase, with product MDINNLPDDKDALKDIVADYHQQLIYLQEKLNFLQKAIYGSKSDKKPKCGSKETWPMMPGLVEMETEVETPQEKTITIPEHSRKKRGRKPIPKDLPRKDIIHDLSGEEKICPCGVELSPIGQEVSEKLDYIPARLIVNRYIRLKYACKNCEGAEDDQGAVKIAPMPEQLIPQGIVTPGLMAHIITAKFVDGLPFYRQCKQLLRLGIDISRSTMVSWAMHAARVCEPFLDLFKKEIMLGFQVGIDETPVQVLDEPGRSNTSKSYMWVFLGGHPENPTVLYDYHPTRSGLALDFLQDYQGYIQSDGYAVYNDLGDKPGIFHVGCLAHVRRKFMDVVKLSKKQKHKGGTAQEILNLIAKLYILEQSFETRKLKPDRIQEERQEKSIPILNQIKTLLDERSKTTPDKSKLGTAINYALNQWDRVVRYTLDGRLRPDNNLVENAIRPFALGRKNWLFAGHPNGAKAGAMYFSLVETAKKNGLEPYAYLRHLFENLPLAKTEQDLKALMPQYIDPEVLPSPTAC from the coding sequence ATGGACATCAACAACTTGCCAGATGATAAGGATGCGCTCAAAGATATCGTTGCTGACTACCACCAGCAACTTATCTACCTGCAGGAGAAACTGAACTTCCTGCAAAAAGCCATCTATGGGTCCAAATCCGATAAAAAACCCAAATGCGGCTCCAAAGAGACCTGGCCCATGATGCCTGGCCTTGTTGAGATGGAAACCGAGGTGGAAACGCCCCAGGAAAAAACCATCACCATACCTGAACATTCCCGTAAGAAACGTGGCCGCAAGCCCATCCCCAAGGATCTTCCCAGAAAGGATATAATCCATGACCTCTCTGGGGAGGAAAAGATATGCCCCTGCGGAGTCGAGCTAAGCCCGATAGGTCAGGAAGTAAGCGAAAAACTGGATTATATCCCTGCCAGGCTGATTGTTAATCGCTACATCCGTCTCAAATACGCCTGCAAAAACTGCGAGGGAGCCGAAGATGATCAGGGTGCAGTCAAAATAGCTCCCATGCCGGAACAGCTGATCCCCCAGGGCATAGTGACTCCAGGTCTTATGGCTCATATCATCACAGCCAAGTTTGTGGACGGCCTACCCTTTTATCGCCAGTGCAAGCAGCTTTTAAGGCTGGGCATTGATATCTCCCGTTCCACCATGGTCTCCTGGGCCATGCATGCGGCCAGGGTCTGCGAGCCTTTCCTGGATCTGTTCAAAAAGGAGATCATGCTCGGATTCCAGGTGGGCATAGACGAGACCCCGGTACAGGTACTTGATGAACCGGGCCGGTCCAACACTTCCAAGTCATATATGTGGGTTTTCCTTGGCGGCCATCCTGAAAATCCCACTGTCCTTTATGATTATCATCCCACGCGAAGCGGTCTGGCCCTGGATTTCCTCCAGGACTATCAAGGTTATATTCAAAGTGACGGCTATGCAGTCTACAACGACCTGGGCGACAAGCCGGGCATATTCCATGTAGGATGCCTGGCCCATGTCCGGCGCAAGTTTATGGATGTGGTCAAACTCTCCAAGAAACAAAAGCACAAGGGCGGAACCGCCCAGGAAATCCTGAACCTTATCGCCAAGCTATATATCCTGGAACAGTCCTTTGAAACCAGAAAGCTAAAGCCCGACCGGATACAGGAAGAACGTCAGGAAAAAAGTATACCCATACTAAACCAGATAAAAACTCTGCTGGACGAAAGAAGTAAAACCACCCCGGACAAAAGCAAACTGGGCACGGCCATAAATTATGCCCTGAACCAGTGGGACAGAGTGGTGCGCTATACACTGGATGGCCGGCTGCGGCCTGACAATAATCTGGTGGAAAACGCCATCAGACCCTTCGCCCTGGGACGCAAGAACTGGCTTTTTGCCGGACATCCCAATGGAGCCAAGGCAGGCGCTATGTACTTCTCCCTGGTGGAGACAGCCAAAAAGAACGGCCTGGAGCCTTACGCATACTTACGCCACCTGTTTGAAAACTTGCCCCTGGCCAAGACCGAGCAGGATCTGAAGGCCCTTATGCCTCAGTACATAGATCCGGAAGTCCTGCCTTCCCCCACTGCCTGCTGA
- the tnpB gene encoding IS66 family insertion sequence element accessory protein TnpB (TnpB, as the term is used for proteins encoded by IS66 family insertion elements, is considered an accessory protein, since TnpC, encoded by a neighboring gene, is a DDE family transposase.), translating to MIAVSQAKVYLVTGHTDMRKAIDGLSIMVQAQLEHDPFSGHLFVFCNRQRTIIKILYWDTNGFCLWQKRLEKQSFKWPASKQEVMELDARQLVWLLDGLDPVQVRGHKELKFSTLF from the coding sequence GTGATCGCGGTAAGTCAGGCCAAGGTGTATCTGGTCACCGGACATACCGACATGCGCAAGGCCATAGACGGGTTGTCCATCATGGTCCAGGCTCAGCTGGAGCATGACCCCTTTTCCGGTCATCTGTTTGTCTTCTGCAACAGGCAGCGAACCATCATCAAGATCCTGTACTGGGACACAAACGGTTTTTGCCTGTGGCAAAAGCGCCTGGAGAAGCAAAGCTTCAAGTGGCCTGCATCAAAGCAGGAAGTTATGGAGCTTGATGCGAGGCAGCTTGTTTGGCTTTTAGACGGTCTGGACCCTGTGCAGGTCAGGGGGCACAAAGAGTTAAAATTTTCCACATTATTTTAG
- the tnpA gene encoding IS66 family insertion sequence element accessory protein TnpA produces the protein MQTKSQKYTPEERAGFWSAHINKWRQGSLTKAEYCRRAELSKHAFYYWCKKLGHTNSRKTQEENAIVPVPLKVVQEKTHTPLRLMVNSYQVDIPGDFQQEVLAKLVRTLEEIT, from the coding sequence ATGCAAACCAAGTCACAGAAGTACACGCCTGAGGAGCGGGCCGGATTCTGGTCCGCGCATATCAACAAGTGGAGGCAGGGCAGCCTGACCAAAGCCGAATACTGCCGCAGGGCAGAACTGTCCAAGCATGCCTTCTATTACTGGTGCAAAAAGCTTGGGCACACCAATTCCAGGAAAACCCAGGAGGAAAATGCCATCGTGCCGGTGCCCCTGAAGGTTGTCCAGGAGAAAACCCATACGCCTCTGCGCCTGATGGTCAATAGTTACCAAGTGGATATCCCGGGTGATTTCCAGCAGGAAGTACTGGCCAAGCTTGTCCGTACTCTGGAGGAGATCACGTGA
- a CDS encoding DUF433 domain-containing protein — protein sequence MDAYEEILKDYPNITREDIFAAIKFGGQLSRFEELPYEEKVL from the coding sequence ATGGACGCTTACGAAGAAATATTGAAGGATTATCCAAATATAACCCGTGAAGATATCTTTGCAGCAATAAAATTTGGAGGTCAGTTATCACGTTTTGAAGAACTGCCTTACGAAGAAAAGGTACTATGA